A window of [Ruminococcus] lactaris ATCC 29176 genomic DNA:
CCAGAGAAACCGAATGGAAATAAGGTTCCGGTAACAGGTGATGAAACAACACCGATTCTTTGGATGACATTGGTTGTAATGGCTGGAACAATAATTCGAGTTGGCAAAAAAAGATTGAATATTATAAGAAAAAACAGATAATTTAATAAAAAGATGCCAGGATCCTAAGGTCTTTCACCCACCTATGAGCAAGCTCATGTGGGCTTAGACCTTTTGACCCTGGCATCATGTAGATAAGGATTTTAGAAAAAAATTTAAAAAAATTGGCACTCAACACTTTACAGTGCTAACAATACGTGCTATATAATAACTAGAACAAAGGAAGACAAAGAAATAAAGAGCAGAGAATAAGAAAAAGTCATCCAGGTTTGTTCTGGCAACAACTGCGAAAGCAGCTTATATAAACTGTGGGATTTCCCGCAGGGGCAACAAAGTTAGCATTGAAAGGAGAAATGACTTATGATGATGCCTAGTATTTTTGGAGAAAACTTATTTGATGATGATTGGATGAACTTCCCATTTGAGCAGGATTTCTGGGGAAAGAAAAATCCGTTATATGGTAAGCACGCTAAGAACATGATGAAGACAGATATCCGTGAACATGATGAGGGATATGAAGTAGATATTGATCTTCCGGGATTTAAGAAAGATGAGATCAGCATTGAACTTGAGAACGGTTACCTGACCGTATCTGCAGCTAAGGGTCTTGATAAAGACGAGGAAGATAAGAAAGGTAAATACATCCGTAAGGAGCGTTATGCCGGAGCAATGCAGAGAAGCTTCTATGTCGGTGAGAATCTGACAGACGAAGATATCAAAGCAAAATATGAGAACGGTATCCTGAAATTGTCTGTTCCGAAGAAACCTGCAAAAGCAGTAGAGGCAAAGAAGACAATCGCAATTGAGGGTTGATCGGATTGCTGACTCTGTAGAATGGAGCGGAGTATAAGTTAAGATGATGTCGGGGTCAAAAGCCCCCGACTATGATACCTACGGATTGTTACGCACTACGTGCTCCCACAATCCTACCCAACATTCGCATATCGTGGTGCTTACGCCCCACTTTTATGCTCATATTGGGGCGGGTCGCAAGGTCATTCTACCACTAGTGTGCGAGCACACGTGGTGTCAGACCTTTTAACCCTGGTATCTTAAGATAACAAAAGTATAATATAAGAAAGAGTCCGGTGTGGTGTGATGCAAGTTGAGGTCATATCACATCAGGCTCTTTCTTTTTTTGAAGAAAAAAGGTATACTTTTCAGGAACGCAGAAATTGGAGCAGCGGTTGCAATGGAAAATGGAGACGAAGAAGTAAAAAGGCTGCAAAGTATATAACAAAGTCCAATATAGAATCTGGTGTGGCATATACAATTCGGGAACTGTTGAAAAGGCAGGGAGGAAAAGCAGATGGGGAGAACATACGCAATCTCTGATGTGCATGGAATGGGTCATCTTCTGGATCAGATGCTGGAAAAGATTGCATTTTCAGAGGCAGACAGACTTTATGTTTTAGGAGATCTGATTGACCGGGGACCTGACCCGGCAGGTGTGCTGGATCTGGCAATGGAACGGAAAAATATCATTGCATTAAAAGGAAATCATGAGGACGCATTTGTGGATTGGTATGATACAGTACCGGATAAGATTCACAACCGGTACTATTATAATACTTATGATTTTCTGATGGACAGTCGCAGAACCAGGGAAAGACTGCCGGAATATGTGGAATTTATGAGGAAAATGCCTTTATATAAAAAGCTGAGGATTGATGGGGAATGTTGGCTTCTTGCCCATGCCTGTACAGAAGAGGTGCTTTCATTTTGGAAAAGAAAAGAACGAATGCTTTGGAGTACTGAAATGATTGATCGGGGGAAAGGGATTCCCGGATATCATTCGGTGGTCGGTCATGTACCGGCTTTTACGATTCGTGGAAATACGAATCGACCGGCAAAGATCTGGCACAGTGAGGATGGATGGCTGACGGATATAGATTGTGGAGCGGCATTTCCTGCATTTGGAGGACGACTGGGATGTCTCTGCCTGGAAACGGGGGAAGAATATTACGTTGCGGATGCAGAGATTTTAACAACATAAAAAAGAAATTCGTGGTATACTGGTTTTACTGCATAAAAGAAAAGAGGTCAAAAAATGGATGTCAGAGAGATGAGAAATGAGGCACTTGGCAAAAGAGTTGTCAAGGCACTTGAATCCAGAAATATGGAAGCATATTATGTGAAGACGAAAGAAGAAGCAGTGAAGAAAGCACTGGAACTGATTCCAAAGGGAAGTACGATCAATATGGGCGGTTCAGCTTCGGTGAGAGAGTGCGGTCTGATCGATGCAGTCTGTTCCGATGATTATGTATTTTATGACAGAGATAAAGCTGCTACAGTGGAAGAACGCCATGAGATCGCATTAAAGGCATTTACATCGGACTGGTTTCTTGGAAGTGTGAATGCGATGAGTGAAGATGGTGTATTTATTAATATTGATGGAAATGCAAACCGTATTGCAGCTTATGCATTCGGCCCGAAGAATGTACTTCTGATCGTCGGAATGAACAAGGTAGTAAAGACACAGGAAGATGCCATGAGCCGTGCAAGAAATGAGGCAGGGCCGATCAATGCACAGAGATTTGGCATTAATACTCCGTGTGTAAAGAATGGAAGCTGCTTTAACTGTAAGAGTGATGACTGTATCTGTGCAGAGATTCTGGTGACAAGATTCAGCAGGATCAAGAACCGGTTTAAGATCATTCTCGTGGATGAGCCACTTGGTTTTTAATGGCAAAGGATGCAAGAGAAGCTGCCTGTGGCAGGCCTTTTGCATACAGAGCTATTTAATGCAGAATGATCTGAATCAGAGGAACGAAGAAGACAGCAGATTCCCTGAGGGGAAAGTGTGAAGGAGAGAGGCATGGAAAAAGATTTGAATCACCAGGGAAGACAGGGCGAAGACCGCGGAGACGGAATCCGCCGCCGTCCGAAAGAAGAACGGCAGCAGACAGCACGCCGCCGTCCGGTGGAGGAGAGTGGAACGCAGGAAAGACGTCGCAGACCGGCAGGAGAGAGCGGAACGCAGGAAGGACGTCGCAGACCGGCAGGAGAGAGCGGAACACAGGAAAGACGTCGCAGACCGGCAGGAGAGAGCGGAACGCAGGAAAGACGTCGTCGTCCGGTAGGAGAGAGCGGAACGCAGGAAGCACGCCGCCGTCCGGTGGGAGAGAGTGAAACGCAGGCAGGACAACGTCGCCAGGAAAATGACAGAAGAGGACAGAGTCCAAATAGCAGAAAGCAAAATCCAAATGCAAAAAATAAGAAAAAGAAAAGAGCGGCATTTAATGTTGGCTCGACAGCGGTTCTGATCGTTGCGGTTTTCGTTTTTGTATTTTCCGTTTTTCAGTTAGTAACGATGCTTGTACCGTATTATTCGGGTGGAGCAGAGTATGATAAGATCAAAGAGATTGCGATCAAGACGAATGAGCAGGGAGAAGGCTTCAGTGTGGATTTTGATGCACTTCGGGCAGAAAATCCAGATACAGTAGCATGGATACGGTTTGATGAGCCTTCGATCATCAGTTATCCGGTCGTAAAAAGTTCAGATAATAAGGAATACCTGACAAAGACATTTTCAGCAAATGACAATAAGCTGGGAGCGATTTTTATGGATATGCGGTGTGATTCAGATTTTGCAGACCGTAATACGATGATCTACGGACATAACTTAAAGATCGGTGGAGAAATGTTCTCTCAGTTGAAAGAATATGAAAGTGAAGATTTCTGCAAGGCACATCCTGAGTTTTATATTTATACACCGGATGGAAAAGTACGGATGTATAAAGTATTTGCTGCTTCGGTGGTGAAGGATACGTCAGATGCTTATAATCTTACATACAATTCAGATGAAGAGTTTGAAAGCTATCTGAATTTGTGCAGGGAATCTTCCAATTATCAGGTGGATGTAGAGGTCAATGCACAGTCTCAGATTGTCAGCCTGTCTACCTGCACCAATGTAAAAGAGGACGAGAGATTTCTGCTTCAGGGAGTTCTTGCCGGAGAGTATTGATCGGGAGAGTATAAAAAGCTATCAGATAAAAATTATCAGTAAGTATTAAGTAGATTGATTTATTGACGAGGTGCTTTATGGCAGACAAATTTGATGTGGGTGATGTGATCAGAATGAAAAAACCTCATCCGTGTGGCAGTTATGAGTGGGAAATCCTGCGTGTCGGAGCAGATTTCCGGTTAAAGTGTGCGGGATGTGGTCATCAGATCATGGTTTCAAGAAAACTGGTTGAAAAAAATACCAGGCAAATTACAAAAAAAGCTTGAAACTAAGACATTCTTATGGTATCATGTCAAATTGTGACATACTGTTGGAATTATATCCATACAGGGGATCAACATTCCTTGTTTCCGGGAGAATCCGGAAGCCAGAGACCATAAGGAGGTAAAAGAGCATGAACAAGTATGAATTAGCTGTTGTTGTAAGCGCAAAACTCGAGGATGAAGCAAGAGCGGATGTAATCGAGAAAGTGAAAGCCATGATCACTCGTTTCGGCGGAAATGTAACAGACGTTGATGAGTGGGGCAAGAGAAGATTCGCTTACGAGATCCAGAAGATGAAAGAAGGATTTTACTACTTCGTCCACTTCGAGGCTGAAAGTACAGTTCCAGCTGAGGTGGAGCAGCGTATCCGCATTATGGACAATGTACTCAGATATTTATGCGTGAAAGAGGAAGCATAATATAAGCGGAAAGAGGTATATATGAATAAAGTAGTTTTAGTAGGACGGTTGACAAGAGATCCGGAAGTGAGATATTCACAGGGAAATAATGCTACAGCAGTTGCAAGATATACAGTTGCAGTAGACCGCAGATTCAAGAGAGACGGTGAGCCGACAGCGGATTTTATTCCGTGTGTTGTATTCGGACGTTCCGCTGAGTTTGCAGAGAAGTATTTCCGTCAGGGAATGCGAGTTTCTATTTCAGGCCGTATTCAGACAGGCAGCTACACGAACAAAGATGGCGTAAAAGTATATACGACAGAAGTGATCGTGGAGGAACAGGAATTTGCAGAAAGCAGAGCTGAGAGTGATGCGAACAGAGCGAACTTCCAGCACCAGGCTGCACCGGCACCGAGTGCGGATGCAGGAGATGGCTTTATGAATATCCCGGAAGGTATTGATGACGTATTACCGTTTAACTAAGTCGGAAAGGAGATAACCATCATGGCTTACGAAAAGGGAAGCAGACCAGAGGGTGGATTCAAGAGAAGAGGCCCGGTTCGCAGAAGAAAAAAAGTTTGCGTATTCTGTGGTAAAGAGAATAACGAGATCGATTATAAGGATGTTGCAAAATTAAAGAAATATGTTTCTGAAAGAGGAAAAATTCTTCCGAGAAGAATTACTGGAAACTGTGCTAAGCACCAGAGAGCTCTTACAGTAGCGATCAAGAGAGCAAGACATATTTCTCTTATGCCTTACGTTCAGGACTAATCGAGAATATAAGCATATACAAAGGATTGGAACTTTGAAGAAATTCAGGGATTCAGTCCTTTTTTCATTGCAGGGCATACGACATAAATATGCAGTAACGCTTTTGTATATCAAACAGGATTGCAAACATACAGGGATGCTGGCTGTTGACGATACGAGTTGCATTTCGATGGGTAAACGATTATACTAAAAGGGAAAGACTTCAGACAAAAGTCCTAGATGAGGTATAGATTATGAAGAAAGATAAGATGCGACTAAAAGGGCAGTTGGGAATGTACATGAAGTGGCCGCTTATTATGACCCTTCTGTTATTTGCCATGAATATCTGGATGTATATGATCGATAAAAAAGCCGGAGTGATGATGACGGTATTTATTGCGATCTATCTGATCATTGCATCCTCATTGTATTTCCATAACCGTTCCCTGATCCTGGCGGATCTGATCCAGTTTTCTGTGCAGTATAAAGGGATTGAGAACAGACTGCTGAAAGAACTGGCACTTCCTTATGCGATCGCTCTTGAAGATGGCAGGATCCTGTGGAAGAATGATTGCTTTAAAGAGTTGATGGAAGGGCAGAAGAAAGAAAAATATCTGAATCGCCTGATACCGGATCTGCATCCGGGAGTGTTCCCGAAAGATGATATGGAACATGTAGAGATGGAAGTGACTTACCGGGAGCGGGATTACCAGGTAGAACTGCGAAGGGTATCCTTGCAGGGCTTTAGTAAAAAGGAAGAACTGCTTCAGATTCCGGAAGAACAGGAATATTTCGTGGCGGTTTCCATGAGGGATGTTACGGAGTTAAATTCCTATATTCGTGAAAATGAAGAGCAGCGGATGATCGCAGGACTGATTTATATTGATAACTACGATGAAGTGATGGAAAGTGTCGAAGAAGTAAGGCAGTCACTTCTTGTTGCACTGATCGACCGGAAGATCAATAAATATATCGGTGAAGTGGACGGAATTGTTAAGAAGCTGGAGAAGGACAAGTATTTTGTTGTATTGCGTAAATCCGGTTATAAGAAGATCAAAGAGGATAAGTTCTCACTTCTGGAAGAAGTGAAGCAGGTCAATATTGGAAATGCAAGGTCAGCGACACTGAGTATCGGACTGGGACTGAACACTGCAACTTATGCACTGAGTTATCAGTATGCACGTGTGGCGATCGACCTGGCACTTGCAAGAGGCGGAGATCAGGCTGTGATTAAAGACTGCAATGGAATTACTTACTTTGGCGGTAAGAAAGAGCAGACAGCAAAGAATACCCGTGTGAAAGCCCGTGTAAAGGCTGAGGCACTCAGAGAGTTTATCGTGACGAAAGATCAGGTCATTGTCATGGGACATAAGATTGCAGACCCGGATTCATTTGGTGCATGTATGGGAATCTACAGAGCAGCGGTAAGTCTGGAGAAGAAGGCACATATTGTCATCAATGAAGTGACAGGATCGGTAAGACCGCTCTATGATGAGATTGCAGAGAGTCCGGCATATGAAGATGATATTTTCCTGACATCAGACCAGGCTCTGGATTATGTAAATGACAATACAATGATCATTGTTGTGGATACGAACAAGCCGCAGATGACAGAGTGTCCTGAACTTTTGCATCGATCCCGTATGATCGCAGTACTGGATCATCACCGTCAGGGCAGCATGATCATTGACAATGCGGTACTGTCTTATATCGAGCCGTATTCCTCTTCTGCCTGTGAGATGGTTGCAGAGGTATTGCAGTATATTGTAGACGATATCAAAATCCCGTCGGTTGAGGCGGATTGTCTGTATGCGGGAATTATGATCGATACGAGAAACTTTATGAACCGTACCGGTGTGCGTACCTTTGAAGCGGCTGCATTCTTAAGGAGATGCGGAGCAGATATTACCCGTGTTCGTAAGATGTTCCGAGATGATATGGAGTCTTACAGGGCGAAAGCAGAGGCGATGCGTCGGGCAGAGGTCTACCGGGAAGAGTATGCCATTGCCCAGTGTCCGGGTGACATTGACAGTCCGACGGTACTTGCGGCACAGACAGCCAATGAGTTGCTGGATATCAGCGGGATCAAAGCCTCTTTTGTGCTGACGGTGTATGAGGGCAAAATCTATATGAGTGCCAGATCGATTGACGAGGTGAATGTGCAGATCATTGCAGAGAAGCTGGGTGGCGGTGGTCATATCAATTCCGCAGGAGCACAGTTTGACCATACAAATATTGAAGAGGCGGTTAATGCACTCAAAGAAACGATTGATAAAATGATAGAAGAAGGAGATATATAAGATGAAAGTAATTTTGTTGAAAGATGTAAAATCCCTTGGAAAAAAGGGTGAGATCGTAAACGTAAATGATGGATATGCAAGAAATTTCATTCTTCCGAAGAAAGTCGGTCTGGAGGCGACGGGAAAGAATTTAAATGACCTGAAGCTGCAGAAGAATAATGAAAAGAAAGTTGCCGAGGAGAACCTGGAGGCTGCAAAAGAACTGGCAGCAGAACTTGGAGCAGGAAAGGTTGAGCTGTCGATTAAAGTCGGAGAAGGCGGAAGAACGTTCGGTTCAGTATCCAGCAAGGAAATTGCAGAAGCTGTGAAGACGCAGATGAATCTTTCTGTAGATAAGAAAAAGATCCAGATCAAAGAGGGAATCAAGACACTGGGAACGCATATGGTATCAGTGAAACTGCACCCGGAAGTGACAGCAGAACTGAAAGTCGTTGTAAAGGAAGAAGCATAAGAGGGTATTCTTTATGGATATGGAAGCAGCAATGAAACGGATTCCTCCGCACAGTGCGGAGGCGGAGCAGGCAGTGCTGGGAGCGATGCTGATGAATAAGGAGGCTATTTCGATGGCCTCCGAAATTATAACCGGAGAGGATTTTTATCAGACTGCATATGGGATTTTATTTGACTGTATTGTGGAAATGTTTCAGCAGGGAAAGCCGGTAGATCTGATCACGCTTCAGGATTATCTGAAGGAAAAAGATGTTCCACCGGAGATCAGCAATATGGAATTTGCGAGAGATCTTCTCATGCAGGCACAGACATCCGCCAATGCAGATACCTATGCAAAGATCGTCCGGGAAAAATCCGTGATGCGGAGGCTCATTAAAGTGAATGAGGAGACCGCAAATACGTGTTATCAGCAGAATAAACCATTGGATGAGATTCTGGAAGATGCACAGAAGAAGGTTTTTGAGCTTGCGGAGACAGGAAATTCAGAAGAGTATGTTCCAATCCGGCAGGTTGTTCTGAATGCCTTGGATGTCATTGAGCGGGCATCAAAGACAAAGGGAACGGTTACGGGAATCCCGACAGGATTCATTGACCTTGATTATAAGCTTTCCGGTTTACAGAGATCAGACCTTGTCCTGATCGCGGCCCGTCCTTCTATGGGAAAGACTGCCTTTGTTTTGAATATCGCACAGCATGTGGCATTCCGTCAGAATCTCGCAGTGGCGATCTTCAGTCTTGAGATGTCAAAGGAGCAGTTGGTAAACCGTCTGTTTTCACTGGAATCTCATGTGGATGCACAGATTTTAAGAACCGGTAATCTGTCAGATACGGACTGGGAGAAGCTGATCGAAGGAGCAGGAACGATTGGATCTTCCCGGATGATCATTGATGATACGTCAGGTATCACTATTTCTGAGATGCGATCCAAATGCAGAAAATATAAGCTGGAAATGGGACTTGATCTGGTTATCATCGACTACTTACAGTTGATGAGCGGAAGTAACAGCCGCAGAAATGAAAGCCGTCAGCAGGAGATTTCGGAGATTTCGCGTTCTTTGAAAGGGCTGGCAAGGGAGTTGAACGTGCCGGTCATTGCACTGTCTCAGTTGAGCCGTGCGGTAGAGCAGAGAACGGATAAGCGTCCGATGCTTTCTGACCTGCGTGAGTCAGGAGCGATCGAGCAGGATGCCGATGTATGTATGTTCATTTACCGTGATGATTACTACAATCCGGATACAGAAGATAAAAATATTGCGGAGATCATTATTGCGAAGCAGAGAAACGGTCCGATCGGAACAGTGCGTCTTGCATGGATGCCGCAGTATACGAGATTTGGAAATGAAGAAAGAAGACAGGAGAGGGACTCCTGAGAAATTTAAAATCTTGAGATCAGAATTAAGATGAAAATTCAGACCAGAAGTTCAGGATCTGCCTGTAAATCAGAAGATCATCAGAAGATCAGACAAAGAAGGGACTGCCGTATGAAGTGAAAGTTCAGATACGGCAGTCCCTTTGCATCTGCCGGTCAGGTAAAAATTTTCTTAAGCCTGATAACTGCGTTCCCTTTTGCAGATTCCCGTCGATTTGCCTGTTGTTGACGGATGAGAGAATCCAGCTTACGGAAATGTTCTTCTTCCCGTCGCTCTTTTGCCTGAAAGAGGTCGTCCATTTCCCGGAGTATATCAGAAGTTACTGTCTTACTGATTTGATCGGTGAGCGTGGAATTATTGTCTGTGACTACCTCGGAAAGCACGTCGCCGAGAAGAGATCTTACCTGTTCCAGTTGCGTCCGGGTTATGATTTCATCAGGGGTAACGGCAGCCGATGGCAGGGCGGCTGAAGATTTTTCAACAGAGTCCGGTGTGGAAACAGGATTCGTTCCGGCAGGAGCGGCTGCATTTGTGACTGGCTTTGAAACTGCATCTGCGGCAGTCTTTATGTCTGTTTTTGTGGCTGCACCTGCAAGTGCTTTTACAGCGGACTTTGCGGTTGTTTTTTTAGAGACCTTGTCCGCCTGACGCAGCCGGTTCCGGGTCTCATTTAATTGAGGAATAAGCAGCTTCAGGTCTCTCAGAAGCATTCCTTCATCTTTTAGTCTTTTGATACAGCAGAAAAGCTGTATGTCATCTTCGGTATAATATCGATGTCCCATTTCCGTTCTGCCGATCGAAAGTCCAAGCTCTTCTTCCCAGTAGCGTAGAACATGAGATTCGACATGCACTTTTTTTGCGGCTTCGGAAATCATAAATCTGACTTCCCCCATGGATATCTATACCTCCTATCTGACATGGCATATTACAGTTCACCTTTAAGGGGTGAACTGTAATTCTTGCTTTATTATAGCATAAGCTGTTCCGGGAATGCCGGCTAATCGTTCGTCAAATTGTGGCATATATCACGGGAATTACAAGCGGATTCGCAGTTTCCAGAGTTGCAGCCTCCGGAATTGCAGATACTTCATTGTTTCTATATTTTATGCAGTGGATGTCCGTTTGTTTCAGAAAAAAAAGTCCTGCAGCGGCTGAACTTCATCAGCCGGGCAGGACTTTTTCTGCTCTGTGATCACGTTGCGTCTGTAATCTTAAGCCTCGGAGATAGCACCTACTGGACAGGCAGCCTCACATGCTCCACAATCGATGCAGGAATCAGCATCAACAA
This region includes:
- a CDS encoding Hsp20/alpha crystallin family protein translates to MMMPSIFGENLFDDDWMNFPFEQDFWGKKNPLYGKHAKNMMKTDIREHDEGYEVDIDLPGFKKDEISIELENGYLTVSAAKGLDKDEEDKKGKYIRKERYAGAMQRSFYVGENLTDEDIKAKYENGILKLSVPKKPAKAVEAKKTIAIEG
- a CDS encoding metallophosphoesterase, with the protein product MGRTYAISDVHGMGHLLDQMLEKIAFSEADRLYVLGDLIDRGPDPAGVLDLAMERKNIIALKGNHEDAFVDWYDTVPDKIHNRYYYNTYDFLMDSRRTRERLPEYVEFMRKMPLYKKLRIDGECWLLAHACTEEVLSFWKRKERMLWSTEMIDRGKGIPGYHSVVGHVPAFTIRGNTNRPAKIWHSEDGWLTDIDCGAAFPAFGGRLGCLCLETGEEYYVADAEILTT
- a CDS encoding lactate utilization protein, producing MDVREMRNEALGKRVVKALESRNMEAYYVKTKEEAVKKALELIPKGSTINMGGSASVRECGLIDAVCSDDYVFYDRDKAATVEERHEIALKAFTSDWFLGSVNAMSEDGVFINIDGNANRIAAYAFGPKNVLLIVGMNKVVKTQEDAMSRARNEAGPINAQRFGINTPCVKNGSCFNCKSDDCICAEILVTRFSRIKNRFKIILVDEPLGF
- the srtB gene encoding class B sortase, coding for MEKDLNHQGRQGEDRGDGIRRRPKEERQQTARRRPVEESGTQERRRRPAGESGTQEGRRRPAGESGTQERRRRPAGESGTQERRRRPVGESGTQEARRRPVGESETQAGQRRQENDRRGQSPNSRKQNPNAKNKKKKRAAFNVGSTAVLIVAVFVFVFSVFQLVTMLVPYYSGGAEYDKIKEIAIKTNEQGEGFSVDFDALRAENPDTVAWIRFDEPSIISYPVVKSSDNKEYLTKTFSANDNKLGAIFMDMRCDSDFADRNTMIYGHNLKIGGEMFSQLKEYESEDFCKAHPEFYIYTPDGKVRMYKVFAASVVKDTSDAYNLTYNSDEEFESYLNLCRESSNYQVDVEVNAQSQIVSLSTCTNVKEDERFLLQGVLAGEY
- a CDS encoding DUF951 domain-containing protein, with protein sequence MADKFDVGDVIRMKKPHPCGSYEWEILRVGADFRLKCAGCGHQIMVSRKLVEKNTRQITKKA
- the rpsF gene encoding 30S ribosomal protein S6 codes for the protein MNKYELAVVVSAKLEDEARADVIEKVKAMITRFGGNVTDVDEWGKRRFAYEIQKMKEGFYYFVHFEAESTVPAEVEQRIRIMDNVLRYLCVKEEA
- a CDS encoding single-stranded DNA-binding protein; translation: MNKVVLVGRLTRDPEVRYSQGNNATAVARYTVAVDRRFKRDGEPTADFIPCVVFGRSAEFAEKYFRQGMRVSISGRIQTGSYTNKDGVKVYTTEVIVEEQEFAESRAESDANRANFQHQAAPAPSADAGDGFMNIPEGIDDVLPFN
- the rpsR gene encoding 30S ribosomal protein S18 gives rise to the protein MAYEKGSRPEGGFKRRGPVRRRKKVCVFCGKENNEIDYKDVAKLKKYVSERGKILPRRITGNCAKHQRALTVAIKRARHISLMPYVQD
- a CDS encoding DHH family phosphoesterase, encoding MKKDKMRLKGQLGMYMKWPLIMTLLLFAMNIWMYMIDKKAGVMMTVFIAIYLIIASSLYFHNRSLILADLIQFSVQYKGIENRLLKELALPYAIALEDGRILWKNDCFKELMEGQKKEKYLNRLIPDLHPGVFPKDDMEHVEMEVTYRERDYQVELRRVSLQGFSKKEELLQIPEEQEYFVAVSMRDVTELNSYIRENEEQRMIAGLIYIDNYDEVMESVEEVRQSLLVALIDRKINKYIGEVDGIVKKLEKDKYFVVLRKSGYKKIKEDKFSLLEEVKQVNIGNARSATLSIGLGLNTATYALSYQYARVAIDLALARGGDQAVIKDCNGITYFGGKKEQTAKNTRVKARVKAEALREFIVTKDQVIVMGHKIADPDSFGACMGIYRAAVSLEKKAHIVINEVTGSVRPLYDEIAESPAYEDDIFLTSDQALDYVNDNTMIIVVDTNKPQMTECPELLHRSRMIAVLDHHRQGSMIIDNAVLSYIEPYSSSACEMVAEVLQYIVDDIKIPSVEADCLYAGIMIDTRNFMNRTGVRTFEAAAFLRRCGADITRVRKMFRDDMESYRAKAEAMRRAEVYREEYAIAQCPGDIDSPTVLAAQTANELLDISGIKASFVLTVYEGKIYMSARSIDEVNVQIIAEKLGGGGHINSAGAQFDHTNIEEAVNALKETIDKMIEEGDI
- the rplI gene encoding 50S ribosomal protein L9, which translates into the protein MKVILLKDVKSLGKKGEIVNVNDGYARNFILPKKVGLEATGKNLNDLKLQKNNEKKVAEENLEAAKELAAELGAGKVELSIKVGEGGRTFGSVSSKEIAEAVKTQMNLSVDKKKIQIKEGIKTLGTHMVSVKLHPEVTAELKVVVKEEA
- the dnaB gene encoding replicative DNA helicase, producing the protein MDMEAAMKRIPPHSAEAEQAVLGAMLMNKEAISMASEIITGEDFYQTAYGILFDCIVEMFQQGKPVDLITLQDYLKEKDVPPEISNMEFARDLLMQAQTSANADTYAKIVREKSVMRRLIKVNEETANTCYQQNKPLDEILEDAQKKVFELAETGNSEEYVPIRQVVLNALDVIERASKTKGTVTGIPTGFIDLDYKLSGLQRSDLVLIAARPSMGKTAFVLNIAQHVAFRQNLAVAIFSLEMSKEQLVNRLFSLESHVDAQILRTGNLSDTDWEKLIEGAGTIGSSRMIIDDTSGITISEMRSKCRKYKLEMGLDLVIIDYLQLMSGSNSRRNESRQQEISEISRSLKGLARELNVPVIALSQLSRAVEQRTDKRPMLSDLRESGAIEQDADVCMFIYRDDYYNPDTEDKNIAEIIIAKQRNGPIGTVRLAWMPQYTRFGNEERRQERDS
- a CDS encoding helix-turn-helix domain-containing protein, with protein sequence MGEVRFMISEAAKKVHVESHVLRYWEEELGLSIGRTEMGHRYYTEDDIQLFCCIKRLKDEGMLLRDLKLLIPQLNETRNRLRQADKVSKKTTAKSAVKALAGAATKTDIKTAADAVSKPVTNAAAPAGTNPVSTPDSVEKSSAALPSAAVTPDEIITRTQLEQVRSLLGDVLSEVVTDNNSTLTDQISKTVTSDILREMDDLFQAKERREEEHFRKLDSLIRQQQANRRESAKGNAVIRLKKIFT